AAATTTCCTGATGTCCCTTTATGGACCCGGAAACTGGGAATGGGATGAAAGTAAGGGCGGCAAAGACGCTGTTGCTTTCACTGGTGAGTACAAAGACTATGCCGGTGACTTCGGATGGTCTGTATCACTGGCAGCCTGGGTCGGTATCGGTCTGATTAACGATCGGGAAGATCAGAATTACAAACAGCACCACTACTTCGGTATCAGCGGGCTGGGAAGAACTCCTCCTGACGTAACAAATACTGACAGAGGAAAGCTGCCTCAGGACGCTTATGTATTGTATGACCAGAATGTTCTGGAAGAGGAAGTACCCGGTCTGGCAGACCTTCAGAGAATGATGGATGAAGAAGTATTCAAGTTCATCATCGGATCCAGATCTGCTTCTGAATGGGACAGCTTTATCAACGAACTCTATTCCGCCGGAATGGATGACTGGATCAAGGCCCATACTAAAATGTATCTGGAACAGAGAGGTTAATTTTATACAGATGCGGCTCAACAGAGCCGCTTCTGAATCAACTAAATTCGGAGATCAGCAGTCCCTTCTAAAGGGGCTGCACATATAAAATGAATAAGATAAATAGTAATTCAACTATAAAAAAAATCATAAATTACAGGCTGCTTTATGCCCTGATACTGCCGGGGCTACTGTATGTTCTGATCTTTAGATACATCCCTCTTCTAGGAACTGTAGTGGCCTTCAAAAAAGTCCCGACATTTGCCACCATCGAACAGATTATTGCGGCTGACTGGGTAGGTTTATACCAGTTTAAAAAATTCGTTAACTCCCACTATTTCTGGAATATCCTGGGAAATACATTCAAACTCGCCGGACTCAGAATGATATTTGAGTTTGGAGCTCCGGTTATTCTCGCTCTTCTTATGAACGAAATCAGGAACAGTTATTTCAAAAAATTCGTACAGACCGTCTCATATATGCCCTATTTCATATCAACAGTTGTTCTGGCAGGTCTTGTGTTCAATGTTCTCTCACTTCAGGGCGGAATCATCCCTGAATTGATCAGAAGATTTGGAGGTGAAGCTGCATACTATCTGGGAGATACAAGAAGTTTCAGAGGTGTTCTTCTCGCAGCCATTGTCTGGAAAAATATAGGCTGGGGGACAATCATCTATCTGGCAGCTCTGTCAGGAATAGATCCTCAACTTTATGAAGCATCCCGTATAGATGGAGCAGGACGCTGGACTCAAACCATCCATATTTCTCTGCCGTCAATCTCCTTTGCGGTGGTCATAATGTTTCTCCTTAGAATATCCGTGGTTCTGAATCAGGGTTTTGAAGAGACCCTGCTGCTGTATTCACCTGCTGTTTACGAAGTATCTGATATCATTGATACATACGTCTACAGAGTCGGCCTGCTGCAGAATCAGGCCTCTTTCGCTTCTGCAGTTGGTCTATTTAAATCACTGCTGGCCCTGGCTCTGGTACTGCTGTCCAATACAGTTGCAAAAAAATTCTCAAATCACAGTCTCTACGGCTGAGGAAGGTTATACTATGAGCGATATTTTATTAAGCCGGGGAGAAAAGGCCTTCGGTATATTCAACACTCTGCTGATGTTTCTACTGATACTGATTTTTCTTGTCCCCTTTTTGTCGGTAGTGATGTCTTCATTTGTTTCCACTCAGGAATATCTTACCCGTACCGGGATGATCCTGATTCCCGATAATTTTGATTTTTCTTCGTACAAGATGATTCTGAAAAATAAGATGGTCTACAATGCATACGGCATTACGTTCTTCAGAACCATAGTCGGAACATTTCTACAGATTTCCGTCACTACAGCGATGGCCTACGGATTATCAAAGGACGACTTACCTGGCAGAAAATTCATACAGATACTGCTTGTGATGTGCCTGGTCTTTCCTGTACAGATCATCCCGCAGTTTCTACTGATTAAAAATCTGGGGATGATTAATTCATTATGGTCCCTAATCTTTCCATGGATGATGAATATTCAATATATCTTCCTGATGGTTGCATTCTTCAAACAGATTCCCGCCAGTCTTGAAGAGGCAGCCATTATTGACGGTTGCAGCCATGTATCCATATTTTTCAGAATCATTCTTCCCCTTTGCCTTCCCTCGGTAGCAACCATTTCTCTGTTCTATGCCGTATGGCACTGGAATTCCTGGTTTGACGCACAGATGTTTATCAATGATCTGAAATTATATCCCATGCAGAATCTGCTTAAACGGATACTGGAAGTTCCTCAACTGGGAGACATAGGAGGCAGTCTGGATGATGAACCACTACCTTCTGAATCCATAAAAGGGGCTGTTATTGTAATAACCTCTCTGCCGATTCTCTGTATCTACCCTTTTATTCAAAAGTACTTTGTAAAAGGATTTATGATGGGTTCCGTAAAAGGATAAGTATCCCCCCTCCTCACTGGAGGGGTTCAGTATATTATCTGGTAAAACTATGCTTAATAGGTTACATTTATCAAATAATAAAAATAAAGGTTTGGCAATGTCGGATATCTATCAGGAACTCAGATCAAGAATACTCAATGAAACAATAACACCGGGACAGAAAATATCTGAAATTAAACTGGCTGAGGAGTTCAACTGCTCACGCACTCCTATTCGAGATGTTCTGAAACGCCTTGAGCTTGATGGCCTTGTGGTAATCAAACCTAAATCCGGAACCTATGTAAAAACTGAAACAACACAGGATCTTGTTGAGATCATGCAGGTCCGCTCTGCACTTGAACGGCTTGCCTTCATGCAGGCCTGTGAAAATGCGGGTGAGAGAGAAATAAAGAGGCTGGAAAAACTTAAAAAAGAGATGGACTCTCTGACCCTGCAGGAGCCTATCGATATGATGAAGTTTGCACAGGTTCATTATGAATTCCATTATCATATTATCTGTATTTCAGGAAATGAACTTCTTAAAACATTTTTTGAACGTCTAAACCTGAGAAGCAGTCATATGTTTTATAAAATGATGGATAAGCACCTCGCTGAAGAAACTCAGATCGAACATCAAAAAATAATTGATAATCTGAAAAACAGAGACTTGGAAGGTGCGGGTTTCGTGGAAAATCACCTCCACAGAAAAATCAACCGATACCTTAGTGAAAACTGATTTTCTTTAATATTATGGTGTAATAGTTTCTTACAATTCTTGTATACATGTTATATAATATACTCAATTAAATCATATATTGATAAGGATATATTTATGACATCCCGAGAAAGAGTAGCTTCTGCAATTAATTGGCAGAAACCGGATAGAATTCCAGTTCATGAAGACTTCTGGACAGACACTTTAACCATATGGAAAGATCAGGGCCTCCCATCAAATATTGAAATTTATCCTCATGTTTCAGATAAAAGCAAAACCAGTGTGGATGATTATTTTGATTTTGATATTGCATGCATGTATCTGGATGCCTCACCACGTTATGAACAGAAGATACTCTCCCGGGACGGAGAGAACTATACTTATACAGACAGATGGGGCTATACCGCCGAAAAGCCCTGGGAGAAATCCGGCTCCATTCACTATGTATCGACTGAAACAAAAGACAGAGAAACCTGGGAAAATGAGGTTAAACCCCGATTTGTATTAGATGAAGATGATACAGCAAGAATCGATGATCACAACTATTTTGAGCATTTCCTCCCCTACCCCTCATGGTCCGGAGCCAAAAAGAAATTTGACAGTGTGAATAGTAGAGAACGGTACATTCTCTTCAAAAACTACGGCCCCTGGGAAGCGACCTGGCGTCACAGAGATTTCTCCAATCTTCTGATGGATATTGCCCTGGAGCCGGACTGGGTCCGTGAAATGGCTGACACTCATCTTAACCTGACATTGGATATACTTAAAAAGTGTCTGAAAGAGGGCATGAGACCGGATGGTTATTTTATGGTTGATGATCTGGGAGGCAGCAACGCCCCTCTTATGTCTCCTGATATGTGGATGGATGTACTGCAGCCCTCTGTAAAAAAACTTGGAGAATTCCTTAAAAGTGAAGGGATTGATTTCTGGATGCACAGCTGTGGAAATGCAGAGATGCTCTATGAGCCTCTGATTGACTGTGGTGTGAAGGTCATGAACCCCCTTCAGGCCTCAGCGGGGCTTGATATAAGAACAATGGTTGAAAAATACAGGGATCGCCTGGCCTTTTACGGCAATATAGATGCCCACCTCCTGGGTAAAGACTGGCTGCCCCTGGAAGAGGAACTGAAAACCCGTAAAGAAATGTTTAAGACAGGCGGCTGGATCTGTCATACAGATCATTCCATTCCACCGGATATGAACATGGAAGATTTTCAGAAGATGGTGGACCTGATCAGGTCTGATACTTGACTTCTGAAGAATTAAAAACATATGCCCTGACTCTCAGCGATAAGGCGGGGATTGCTTCTCTTGAGGCCTTTGATGGTTCTCTGCCCGGTCAACATCCCCTTGATCTGCTTCCTGACTGCCGGTCAGTGCTGGTATTCTGTGTTAAACATCTGGATGTGTTCTCCAGGAGCCGGGATAAAGACGCCCAGGCCTATTCTCAGGATCTGACAAAGCATATGATGATGCATGCAGCTTATTCCACATCACGATATATCGAGAAGCAGGGCTTTAAAGCCTTTCCTGTGACAGGTTCCTATAAACTCTACCCGATACGAAAGAGAGAGGATTCTGAGGGAAGGATATCCCTCAGACATGCTGCTCAGGCCGCGGGTATTGGTTTCATTTCCCGGATAGGTATCATACTTACCGGGGAATATGGACCGGAAGTTCAACTGGGGGCTATTCTGACAAATGCTGAATTATCAGCTGATGAGCCCCTGTCATCAGATCCCTGCATAAAATGTAATCTATGTATTAAAATATGCCCCTCCGGAGCTATCAGAGAGCCGGGTCAGGGAGAGCCCTATCTTCCTGTGAATAAAGATTTTTGTCTCGATTACAGGAAAGAGAACGGCGGCAGCTCTCCCCTGGGCTATACGAAGCAATGTGGACTTTGCCGTTCCGTATGTCCCGTCGGTAAATAAAAAGCCGGGGATCTTTTCATCAGGATCCCCGGCTCTAAAAATCTGCATAAACAATCAATTAACAATTCGATTCCTGTGAATCAAGCTAAATCAGCCTCTATCAAATGACAGCTTCCAAAGTGTTCTTTACCATTCACACTGTACTTTTTCAGAACAGGAATTTCTTTTTTACAGATATCCTTACACTGAGGACAACGGGGATGAAAAGGACAGCCCGAAGGAGGATTAACCGGACTGGGCACATCTCCCTGCAGTACGATTCTGTCTGTCTTTCTATCCAGATCCGCTACAGGAATTGCTGATAATAGAGCTTTAGTGTAGGGATGCAGTGTATGGGAATAAAGCTCTTCCGCATGGGAAAGCTCAACAATCCGACCCAGATACATAACAGCAATTCTATCACTGATATATTCAACAACACTCAAATCATGGGTTATGAAAATATAAGTCAGATTTCTTTCATCTTTCAGCTTCTGTAACAGTTTCAAAACCTGTGCCTGAATGGAAACATCAAGTGCTGAGACTGCCTCATCACAGACAATAAGTTCGGGTTGGACACTCAGAGCCCGGGCAATACCTATTCTCTGTCTCTGACCACCGGAAAATTCATGGGGATAACGATCCATATATTCGGGACGG
The DNA window shown above is from Oceanispirochaeta sp. M1 and carries:
- a CDS encoding sugar ABC transporter permease codes for the protein MNKINSNSTIKKIINYRLLYALILPGLLYVLIFRYIPLLGTVVAFKKVPTFATIEQIIAADWVGLYQFKKFVNSHYFWNILGNTFKLAGLRMIFEFGAPVILALLMNEIRNSYFKKFVQTVSYMPYFISTVVLAGLVFNVLSLQGGIIPELIRRFGGEAAYYLGDTRSFRGVLLAAIVWKNIGWGTIIYLAALSGIDPQLYEASRIDGAGRWTQTIHISLPSISFAVVIMFLLRISVVLNQGFEETLLLYSPAVYEVSDIIDTYVYRVGLLQNQASFASAVGLFKSLLALALVLLSNTVAKKFSNHSLYG
- a CDS encoding carbohydrate ABC transporter permease; its protein translation is MSDILLSRGEKAFGIFNTLLMFLLILIFLVPFLSVVMSSFVSTQEYLTRTGMILIPDNFDFSSYKMILKNKMVYNAYGITFFRTIVGTFLQISVTTAMAYGLSKDDLPGRKFIQILLVMCLVFPVQIIPQFLLIKNLGMINSLWSLIFPWMMNIQYIFLMVAFFKQIPASLEEAAIIDGCSHVSIFFRIILPLCLPSVATISLFYAVWHWNSWFDAQMFINDLKLYPMQNLLKRILEVPQLGDIGGSLDDEPLPSESIKGAVIVITSLPILCIYPFIQKYFVKGFMMGSVKG
- a CDS encoding GntR family transcriptional regulator is translated as MSDIYQELRSRILNETITPGQKISEIKLAEEFNCSRTPIRDVLKRLELDGLVVIKPKSGTYVKTETTQDLVEIMQVRSALERLAFMQACENAGEREIKRLEKLKKEMDSLTLQEPIDMMKFAQVHYEFHYHIICISGNELLKTFFERLNLRSSHMFYKMMDKHLAEETQIEHQKIIDNLKNRDLEGAGFVENHLHRKINRYLSEN
- a CDS encoding uroporphyrinogen decarboxylase family protein → MTSRERVASAINWQKPDRIPVHEDFWTDTLTIWKDQGLPSNIEIYPHVSDKSKTSVDDYFDFDIACMYLDASPRYEQKILSRDGENYTYTDRWGYTAEKPWEKSGSIHYVSTETKDRETWENEVKPRFVLDEDDTARIDDHNYFEHFLPYPSWSGAKKKFDSVNSRERYILFKNYGPWEATWRHRDFSNLLMDIALEPDWVREMADTHLNLTLDILKKCLKEGMRPDGYFMVDDLGGSNAPLMSPDMWMDVLQPSVKKLGEFLKSEGIDFWMHSCGNAEMLYEPLIDCGVKVMNPLQASAGLDIRTMVEKYRDRLAFYGNIDAHLLGKDWLPLEEELKTRKEMFKTGGWICHTDHSIPPDMNMEDFQKMVDLIRSDT
- a CDS encoding 4Fe-4S double cluster binding domain-containing protein, producing MTSEELKTYALTLSDKAGIASLEAFDGSLPGQHPLDLLPDCRSVLVFCVKHLDVFSRSRDKDAQAYSQDLTKHMMMHAAYSTSRYIEKQGFKAFPVTGSYKLYPIRKREDSEGRISLRHAAQAAGIGFISRIGIILTGEYGPEVQLGAILTNAELSADEPLSSDPCIKCNLCIKICPSGAIREPGQGEPYLPVNKDFCLDYRKENGGSSPLGYTKQCGLCRSVCPVGK
- a CDS encoding ABC transporter ATP-binding protein yields the protein MVKDKEVLLKLRGVKTYFPVKKGVFKHTVGHVKAVDGVDLDVYKGETIGLVGESGCGKTTLGKSILQLVKSSEGSMEYSFDGEVRDLCGLSEQEMMDARQKLQIVFQDPHSSLNPAFTIFGSLQDPLKRFGIQSKAERRKIIGDLLEAVNLRPEYMDRYPHEFSGGQRQRIGIARALSVQPELIVCDEAVSALDVSIQAQVLKLLQKLKDERNLTYIFITHDLSVVEYISDRIAVMYLGRIVELSHAEELYSHTLHPYTKALLSAIPVADLDRKTDRIVLQGDVPSPVNPPSGCPFHPRCPQCKDICKKEIPVLKKYSVNGKEHFGSCHLIEADLA